TAAACCAGAATGATgtcctgttttgtttgttaaataaatttgattttctaTTTTCAAGATTTATACCAGCAGTTAACAGATCGAGCAGGGGGAGTAAGTCGACGTAACATGACAACCTTTCTCAGAGACATGATAAGAGTAAGTGatgcatttaaacaaacaaaaattgtatatatacttttttttttgcaagttcgccccaaacaaggctaaaagccactcttggtatcAGAAGAAAAATTATTGAGTGTGAaaagaactcaggggagctgaaggtatgTAGGAATTTATATTCCTCTAAAAACAggctagattgtaggatggatgGAAATCAGACTTTTCTGAAGTCATCCTGTGAAAGTAATTTTGTCCACATATAAAGAAAACCTTCTCTTTGATCTTCTTCTCTAGTGCTGAAGATACTTTTCCTAAAAGCTCTGTGAATTCCAAACCAAAGGaataacaaacggttgaaaTGTCTTCATTTCGACATTCCTCCTGAAATGTTGATATTAATTTTAGACCTTCTGGTCAGCAAAAGACTTTCATCCCTGCTCTAGTCCTCAGGAGACTGGTGTAGAAAGATATGGTTTCTTGAGACAATGGCGAGTCGAGGGTAAATTTCCACCTCATATGAACATTTTGTTATCATACACATGACTTTGTTAATAAAAACCTCACTCAGCTTTTAAGTTGTAATTTGTTTAGAGGAGTTTTAAATTGACAAACATTTTATCAACAATTTAATCTTTAGATAACAGAGTTGATCGATGAGAGCTCTGCCTTGGGGAAGAACGCTGCAGCTGCTGTCAATAGCTGTTTCGCTACGGTAAGAGCTTAAATTCTCAACTGTTGATCCATTGATCCCCTGGgccccaattttatggctctgctaaattctgtgcttatgacCACCATTTGgtaagcgccaaatttctgcgctagttgTGTAAGCCaaaaatgcctagtaacgtgaagtatgcacgcgcacaagccaacACTTTTGCTTaccagtgaaatacgcttggcttaaagacactggacactattggtaattgtcaaagaccagtcttctcacgtggtatatctcaacatatgcataaaataacaaacctgtgaaaatttgagcttgattggtcgtcggagtttcgagataactatgaaagaaaaacacccctgtaacacaaagttgtgtgctttcagatgcttgatttcgagacctcaaattctaaacttgaggtctcgaaatcaaattcgtggaaaattacttctttctcgaaaactacatcatttcagagggagccgtttctcacaatgttttatactatcaaccactccccattgtttatttattttatttcttttatttatttatttccaggcaaacagtacatacaaagaataggcaataaaaaataagactacacagagaacaagcctgcggataaccaaaaagcgaaaataatcactatctaaaggcgatccagacaataaaaataacaaaggcacaaaagggCACAAGAACATTAACAAcataaaaattgcacatcaaataccaaatcaaatataaatatataaaaaaactgtagaaaatacattaaattttgtgtaaaaaaaatatagatcAACCAGAAGACCATGCATCCTCGCTCCTTTCAAAAAAGGTAGAAAGCCAATcaaattcccttcaaatctcCTTAAACCCCAATACTTTTTTCCTACAAAGCAAAGAAAAATACAGTAGTTAGAATACTGCACATGTATGTTACcatgtgaggttttatgccaataattattttgagtaattaccaatagtgtccactgcctttaagcacagaattcactgcttccgcaagcgctgattctttgctgaCTTGCACGTGacagggaaaacaaattgtacaaacaTTTGTCCTGTATGGCATTTCCAAATCATGCAGATGCTTACCGGGGATTGCCACCATTTCACTAACTCTgcgctatattattatttaatatcattTGTGTATTCTGTTTTAATGTAAAGCATCATTTTGTATAATAATTGCACACATATTACttggaatggaaataaatgttgtttaattGAACTGAGTTGAATCATATATTTTCTTTTCTCCTTGCAGGTGATTGGAACGACCGTTTCTCATGATAGATACATGAGCTGGTTGATGGCAGAACCTCAGACCATTGTGTGGTTACCAACAATGTATCGTGTTTCCCTGGCTGAGTCAGGTAAGTGCAGAGTTCGGAGAATAGCCTTCCTTATAATATCCGACCATCTTCATCCTCATCTGCTTTCAAGTTGCgtgagcactggactcaagctcaggtgtttctgatcagcagagtgtgaatttgagtcccggtcatgacacgtgtgtcctttaACAAGATACTTAACCACAATTTGGGACATCAGCCATGAGTGAACTTGGATTTGGTAGTgcatataaaagaacccagaacactggggttaaccctggtgtttctggttcacatagcaagcacccttgttgacAGGTTTCTTCAggattgcgagctacagtgatcaTTTTCACTTGGGAGGCaaccttggtttcattaccagaatgtttgaatattaataataaagcaTATCTCAAAACCACTTTTAATTTTTAAGGAGAGAGTGTAGCTTAACAGGTCCATGAGCAACTACAGTTGAAATTGCATCACTATCAAATTCCACAAATTAATGATTAAATGATaaaatgtattctttttttccagttaAACATGATGCAAAATGCAACATTTGCAAGATGTATCCGATCATCGGACTTCGCTTCAAATGCTTAAAGTGTCTGAACTACGACATGTGCCAGGATTGCTTCTTTGTTGCCAGGACAACCAAGAGACACAAACTGACACACCCAACTCAAGAATACATTATTGCAGTaagaaaatttgttttcctAAACTTGTTAAACgttatataatttatttaacCATCAGGACCTCAGTTTAAAGTCATTAAAGAGGAAATCATCCATAAAACTTAAATTACCAACAGTAATTAGCAAGGAACCCATCATTACTAATGCTCACTAGATGTtgctttggctggtaaccatttcTGCTCAGAGACACTGTTCTGTCTCAGCAAAGTGTGATTTAGgaatattttcctttgttttgtcAGACGTCATCTAAAGAAGACATCAGAGACTTTGCTAAGACGATACGGAACAAGATGAGTAAGAAACATGGCCGCCGCGTTAAGCTGAAGTACCTCCCTGTTGACGACAGTGACACTGATTCCAATAGTTACTGGTTAGTCtcttaattcaattcaatttaacaacATTTATGTCCATTTCATACATCTCATGTGCCAGTATcatacaaaataatgatttacaTCAAAACTGAATACACTTTGACCGAATTAATCATTCAGTTCTCTTGAAGAAACTGCATCATTATGGCATCCTGCATCAGGCTGTGGTAAGACTCTCTCCTGGATTAACTCATTTCTCTCTGGGCGCACACAGTGCGTCATTTTTTCAGGCACTAATTCTGACTGGGCTCAGGTAACTTCAGGGGTCTGTTATCGGACCCGTTCTTTTCAATTTATTCACTGCTGATCTGCCTAGAATTGTCCAGTCATTTCTCCCACAGTATGGAATCAGCCTTGTGaaactgtaaaaaaagaacTGACGCTCAAGATAATGGTATATACATGTGGGTTCTTTTACCTGCACTACCAAATCCTAGTTCACTCATGACTGATGTCCCGAATTGTGGTTAAGTATCTtgttaaaggacacaagtgtcatgaccgggactcgaagtcacactctgctgatcagaaacacctgagcttgagtccggtgctcttaaccgctaggccaagaCACGCAACTTGAAAGCAGATGAGGATGAAGATGGTTGGATATTATAATGAAGGCTTAATTCTCCGAACTCTGAACTTACTGTCTCAGCCAGGGAAACACGATACATTGTTGGTAACCACACAATGGTCTGAGTTTCTGCCATCAACCAGCTCATGTATCTATCATGAGAAACAGTCGTACCAATCACCTGCAAGGAGAAAAGAAAATATATGATTCAACTCAGTTCAATTAAACAACATTTGTTTCCATTTCAAATAATATGTGTGCAAGTATTATACAAAATGATGCTTTACATTAACACAGAATACACAAATGATACTAATGGTAGTAGGAATAGGGCAGAGTTAGTGAAATGGAGGCAAGCCTCGATAAGCGGTTGCTTGATTTGACAATGCTATAAAGGACAAGACAAACAAACGGACACAAAGGACAAAAACAGAACATCAGTGAGCAAAGAAGACACCATTGGtgtggcgtgttgtggccgagaggctaagagcaccggactcaagctctggtgtttctgaaccgcagaatgtgggtttgagtcccggtgtggcaggagattctgtccccccattCTGGAATCATCCTCCTTTTTCAGCCCACGTTAATCTCTCCGATTGGAGACAACCTCTGGCAgacagatttccctgggacaccgacacattgtgtccttaaagccattggacactttcggaacagaattttttttttaagttcacagatttacaaataacatacaGGGGTtgacagaaggtaatggtgaaagacttctcttgaaatattattccatgaaatgctttactttttgagaaaacattaagacaatatcaattctcgatagcgagaattacggatttatttcaaacacatgtcatgacatagCGAAACGTgcagatacaagggtgggttttcccgttattttcttccgactccgatgactgattgagcctaagttttcacaggtttgttattttatatataagttgtgctacaagaagtgtgggccttggacaatactgtttaccgaaagtgtcgaatggctttaagcaagatAATTTAACATAAAGACTTTGCCTTGTcttttggatgggacattaagccgtaCTAAGATTGACAATACACGTAAAAGATGGGAGGAGGAGGGTTTAACTCAGTAGTCTTTTTGCTCATAGTTAGTAGAGTTTAGAGATTCATAAAATTGTGAATGTGTTATGAGGCTGTGAAGTTACATGTATCTATCACCAATGCTTAATACTTtgatttggtttttaatttgattctgTCAGTGATCCTACAGATAAAGAGATTGATATGCATGTGCGGCTTGGCCACATCTCCAAAAAGTAAGTTGATCAATTATCCATTGTAGTGATATCAATCAGactattgtattgtattgcttAAGCAAAATCATCTTGAATGTTTCCCCTCTAACTCTGAACACTGTCCAAAAAATAACTTCCATGTTCTGTATATCATGATCGCAGGTTAGCAGCTGTCGAGGATATGAAGCCAGCTCCACCTCCCTCAACCGAAGCTTCCCTGTCCCCGATAAGTGAGAGCATTCAATCAAGCATGATTCCTGACCCGGGGAGTGCTTTGGCTCGTGGGCAGGAAACCTCTCGTGATCGGTCGGGAGAGCATAGAGAGCTGGAGGATCTAATCGACATCTTAGAGAGAGAGAATGAGTAAGTCAAAGAGATAGATTCAAACTGCCTGCCACTAGTTACCAGGcaactcggtggtctagttggtaagacactgctctagaattgcaaaggtcatgggtttgaatcccacctgagcaATATGACTGTGACTTTTTCACAGAGCTAAGGAAAATACCAAGTATTCAGGGCTAAcgtcggtgtatatgggtaaaaccaaaattaatattctttatccccgatgcaaattcacATTCATTAAGATAGATTCGTCTTGAGAAATTATTCTTGAAGCCCCTTTCACTCCAGATGAATTTCCCAGGACATTCAGGGCTTGAGCtcaacactggaccacaggctcTTGGCCAAAAGTTTTAGTGCTAGGCCTATAATCGGTTTGTATTAAAATTGTTTCAAACTGTGACAAATTAGTCAGATATTTAGAACCGTGAAACCTCATtttggttgtgtttttctcCTATTGCAGAGAACTCCTTATCGACATGGAAGAGTTAAATATGGCCGGAAGACGCATGGCATCAGCTGGCGAAGGCGCCTCACATGTGGCGCATGATCTTGAGGATGAGTCCATCGGTACCTCGGAGACTGAAGAGCAACAGGAGATGATGATAGCGAGGCATGAGGTTCTGGAGGACCAAAATAGACAGCTAAACCTACAGCTCAAAACACTCAAATCGCTCCTTCAGAAACAGGTACGGATTTTGTATTGACTGCTTAATTTCTTTCTTCTATTTCATGATAACCATAGCTGTGTTTCTAGGCTTATAGATGAAAAAAACCTTAATGATAGCATTTAAAGACTAACTAAGAGTAGAAAAACTGCATGAGCcttcgtagcaacaactacttcatcagatgcaatgaAGGGGACAATCCAAGTACAATCTTTATACATGTTCCAGAAAGTTCCGGGTGAGTACGTAGTTCACAAGGTAGGCTGGTGCATTATTCCTGGTAGTGGGAAAGAAAACCACTGTCCCTATAACTCAACAATGTTTAGGTGTGTGACAATCTTTTGTTCAGCAGTCTCCCTTTTATATCTGGTACCTTTCATAATCTATTTTATGGatgagaagaaacaaaaaaggcTCCTGAAAACAGTGCACAATGGTCGTCTGTTCTGTCCTCTTTTTATTGAGTCATTTCATGTTCATTGACATTTCGACTTATTGTCATTTCAGAACCGCACACCCCCGCAAGCCAGCACATCCATGTTTGTATCAAACAACCATGCCCCGCCTCCACCATATCACGCCACACCTACCAATGGCCATCTTGATCGAACCGCTCCGCCCAGTTTACCTTATTATCAACCTGCTACCCAATCACAGCCAAGCATTGATATGATTGACAATCAGCATGTGAATTCATCCGTCCTTCCTACTCCAATAACCAACCAATCAGGAGCTTCTGATATGATGAATGGCAGTGGATCACTCCGCCCACAATTTATGTTGGACCAATCAGTAACCCCACAAGTGTCACTTCCACCTCACCACTCCAACAATCTAACCATGACTCCAGGTTTGAGTGACAGCACGGTGCCCCTCCCACCATACTCTTTCAACCAATCAGCAATGACTCCAGGAACCTTTGCAGCAAGGAGGCTCCTCCCAGCCCATTTGGTTGACCAATCAACAGTGATGTTTCCCAACTTATCTGCATCTCGAATTTATCCACCAGAAGAGGCAGCATTGAATGATATTGTGCAGAGAATGAATGAGGCATACCCAGCAAATCTTCAAGGTAAACATTTGcaatttcaaggctcaaacaccTATCTTCAGAAATGCAGCTTTTCAGCACAATccgcgcttacaatcaccattctccacttactgtgCAGGCACCAAAATGCCTGTACTAGCTGTGTATTTAGCTACTGTAATAGGAATGGCCAGTAGCGTGGGGTGCGTACACACACAAGCAACAATTTGATGCTAAGCCCAGGCTTGCATAAGTGTGTCAGAAATCCATCAATGTGcattgagtgtcactgagtgacggatatgcacgctatataagaagccactattgttagtattattattattattattctacagATACACCAGCTTCACCTGACATGCCCCCTCCTCCCTCTTACACAGCGGCTCCTACATTCATGAGAACCAGAAGATCACATGGTAAGTTGCCTTTATTAGAAATTCTCCtctgaatcaatcaatcaatcaaaggtcaTTTATAGAGCGCCAAAATCATCAGTTTGTTCTAAGGCTCAGAACAGCATCAAGGGAAAATTTGGGACAGTCCTCATTTTAGTTAATTTGTTCGTTTGACTCAAAAATTTACTTTCCCAAATTGAATTCTTTGGTAATATTGTATTACATGACACAACTGGATGCTAAACAGCATCAGGCTGTAAGAATAATCCACTGTTctcaaaaatgtttgaatgcTCAGAAACAAAGGAAAATTGACTTGTAGTATCCACTTCCACCCTCAACTCAGTTGCTTCTGTGTCCTTTgtcttgttttaataataatatggatttatataGCGCAGATTTCTTACCCCCAAAAAATGTTCAAGGCACctacacaaaaagaaaacattgtagCAAGTGAAAATGAGGGAGGGGAATAACTCTTTTAAAGGTACGgtcattgatttaaaaaaaatgtatccaacaattaatgaccataaaaacttcttTGATGAGAAGCACttgatgttgatagtataaagtatttttGGGAAAGGATTCACTTTAAAGTAGTAcggtttggataatttttcacccaaaaacatttgaatttaatGTCAAGAGTTTGTACTCTTCCCATAGAGGTGCTGCTTAGCTGTTAGCTGCCACTTTGaccaaagttaaaggcagtggacactattggtaattactcaaaataattattagcataaaaccttacttggtaatgggtaatggggagaggttgatagtacaaaacattgtgagaaacagctccctctgaagtgaagtagttttcgagaaagaagtaattttccacgaatttgatttcgagacctcaagtttagaatttgaggtctcgaaatcaagcatcagaaagcacacaacctcgtgtgacaagggtgtttttttcaaattgttgagTATGAGGTGGTTCACACacagtactaaagttggtttaactcatggttcaacccgaACGAGTTTAACTCTAGTTCAatccacaaaagataaaccatccagggagggggtttattTCTAAAACCCTTCGGGTTTaccttttaacactgtgtgtggacagaaaaaaacaaaaacatccggtttaactcacaacagacgacccattgacctccgtaatcatgATGTAAACACatggtgaccaatgaacaagccaataaacaggatgttGACAGGTGATCACaggtgagctcaaattttcacaggtttgttgttgtatgcatatgttgagatacaccaagtgagaagactggtctttgacaattaccaatagtgtccactgtctttaaatcccTGGTTTTAAACCCGCgatgcctggttcttgataatttaccttgacttcgtcttggtaaaattatcaagtccaggcctcagCGTGGGTTTAAACCcttagttgaaaacctcttcaccacacattgattcctttaTTCTTTTTTCTATTGCAGGTAATCATGACAACCCAACAGATATGATAGACGCAGTGGCACGCATCGGTGATGCAATGTCGTATCTCGTAGCTAGAGTGGCAGACAGGCCCTCTGGAATGTAGATTACCATGGTTGCTGGCAAACTCTGCTGTTgatatttgaactttgcaaactGTGTTCATGGACAAACCTTGTCTTTAACATTCAAGATTTATCCCCACAAAATGAGGCTGAAAGAGTTTGAGGTTGCAGCTGTCATTAATTAAATTGCCAAAGTTTTTTATGCCAGTATTTTTATACGTTTTACCTTGAGTCGTCATCATTTTCATGTCTTTTATCTTTCTTTGTAAAAGGAGCATGCTGTTATTGGGGTTTTGAGAAAcactttttcttatttttaataACCCTGATCAAATTTCTTAATCAGAAGTCACTATTGTCTCCTTTTTGTGTAAGTTGTAGCTGATAATGAATAA
The nucleotide sequence above comes from Asterias rubens chromosome 12, eAstRub1.3, whole genome shotgun sequence. Encoded proteins:
- the LOC117297659 gene encoding dystrophin-like: MDKRWQKAETDTGIPYYINHLSERTQWDHPEYVKAQRMMDEMGKIQLASYRAAMKIRTLQKVINLHSVELSIITSVFEHFGFNSPTSNMVMNVIQLQDVVYEVFYTTQCRGWSSLDVDTSTDLMVNWTLNLFDMGRTGFLKVLSVKILMVVLCSAQLSEKYQYLYQQLTDRAGGVSRRNMTTFLRDMIRITELIDESSALGKNAAAAVNSCFATVIGTTVSHDRYMSWLMAEPQTIVWLPTMYRVSLAESVKHDAKCNICKMYPIIGLRFKCLKCLNYDMCQDCFFVARTTKRHKLTHPTQEYIIATSSKEDIRDFAKTIRNKMSKKHGRRVKLKYLPVDDSDTDSNSYCDPTDKEIDMHVRLGHISKKLAAVEDMKPAPPPSTEASLSPISESIQSSMIPDPGSALARGQETSRDRSGEHRELEDLIDILERENEELLIDMEELNMAGRRMASAGEGASHVAHDLEDESIGTSETEEQQEMMIARHEVLEDQNRQLNLQLKTLKSLLQKQNRTPPQASTSMFVSNNHAPPPPYHATPTNGHLDRTAPPSLPYYQPATQSQPSIDMIDNQHVNSSVLPTPITNQSGASDMMNGSGSLRPQFMLDQSVTPQVSLPPHHSNNLTMTPGLSDSTVPLPPYSFNQSAMTPGTFAARRLLPAHLVDQSTVMFPNLSASRIYPPEEAALNDIVQRMNEAYPANLQDTPASPDMPPPPSYTAAPTFMRTRRSHGNHDNPTDMIDAVARIGDAMSYLVARVADRPSGM